One Microbacterium trichothecenolyticum DNA window includes the following coding sequences:
- the tyrS gene encoding tyrosine--tRNA ligase: MSAPIDAAPVSALTPANDPTFDNVWDELVYRGLIHVSTDEGELRELLGGDPIVFYCGFDPTAPSLHLGNLVQLLTMRRLQLAGHRPLGLVGGSTGLVGDPRPTAERTLNTPETVAEWVARLRAQVERFLSFEGDSAARIVNNLDWTAPLSAIDFLREIGKHFRVGTMLKKDAVSARLNSEAGISYTEFSYQILQGMDYLELYRQYGCVLQTGGSDQWGNLTSGTDLVRKVEGASVHAIGTPLITNSDGTKFGKSEGNAIWLDAQMCSPWAMHQFWLNTDDRDVIERLKVFTFLTRAEIEEYAALVETEPFRRAAQKRLAREVVTTVHGPAAAEAVIAATEALFGQGDVTALDADVLRTALEELPHATLPAGSTVVEALTATGLSASLSDARRAIAQGGVTLDGVKVTSDDAIVEGTLPGGVSVLRRGKKTLAGLFLS; the protein is encoded by the coding sequence GTGTCTGCACCGATCGACGCGGCGCCCGTGAGCGCCCTCACCCCCGCCAACGACCCGACCTTCGACAACGTCTGGGACGAGCTGGTGTATCGCGGACTCATCCACGTCTCGACCGACGAGGGCGAGCTGCGCGAGCTGCTCGGCGGCGACCCGATCGTCTTCTACTGCGGCTTCGACCCGACCGCCCCGAGCCTGCACCTGGGCAACCTCGTGCAGCTGCTCACGATGCGCCGGCTGCAGCTCGCCGGGCACCGTCCGCTCGGGCTCGTCGGCGGCTCGACGGGTCTCGTCGGCGACCCGCGTCCGACCGCGGAACGCACGCTCAACACGCCCGAGACCGTCGCCGAATGGGTGGCGCGCCTGCGCGCACAGGTCGAGCGTTTCCTGAGCTTCGAGGGCGACAGTGCCGCGCGCATCGTCAACAACCTCGACTGGACCGCGCCGCTCAGCGCCATCGACTTCCTGCGCGAGATCGGCAAGCACTTCCGCGTCGGCACGATGCTGAAGAAGGATGCCGTGAGCGCGCGCCTGAACTCCGAGGCGGGCATCAGCTACACCGAGTTCAGCTACCAGATCCTGCAGGGCATGGACTACCTCGAGCTGTACCGCCAGTACGGCTGCGTGCTGCAGACCGGCGGCAGCGACCAGTGGGGCAACCTCACCAGCGGCACCGACCTCGTGCGCAAGGTCGAGGGCGCATCGGTGCACGCCATCGGCACGCCGCTGATCACCAACAGCGACGGCACGAAGTTCGGCAAGAGCGAGGGCAACGCGATCTGGCTGGATGCCCAGATGTGCAGCCCGTGGGCGATGCACCAGTTCTGGCTGAACACCGACGACCGCGACGTGATCGAGCGCCTCAAGGTGTTCACCTTCCTCACGCGCGCCGAGATCGAGGAGTACGCGGCTCTCGTCGAGACCGAGCCGTTCCGCCGCGCCGCGCAGAAACGCCTGGCCCGCGAGGTCGTCACCACGGTGCACGGACCCGCGGCCGCCGAGGCTGTGATCGCCGCGACCGAGGCGCTGTTCGGTCAGGGTGACGTCACGGCGCTGGATGCCGACGTGCTGCGCACCGCACTGGAGGAATTGCCGCACGCGACGCTCCCCGCCGGCTCCACCGTGGTCGAGGCGCTCACCGCGACCGGCTTGTCGGCCAGCTTGAGCGACGCGCGGCGCGCGATCGCGCAGGGCGGCGTGACACTCGACGGGGTGAAGGTGACCAGCGACGACGCGATCGTCGAGGGGACCCTCCCCGGCGGTGTCTCCGTGCTGCGCCGCGGCAAGAAGACGCTCGCCGGGCTGTTCCTGAGCTGA
- a CDS encoding SatD family protein, with the protein MTVAVIADIVASRQLVDRAAAQRRIADIVDEVSTDLPLADEPLTAVVGDELQAQYRRLDDALASLLLLRLALPDGVDCRFGVGVGEVRPIDLDGRTVPEGPAWWAARAAIENTQRLQKRSAPFARTWVVADEGEHAAMTDIVAVANAYALARDQLVSAMSERTRRLTYGRCLGRSQRELAQREGVSQSAVSQALASAGSAAIVEGFAVLTGGARS; encoded by the coding sequence ATGACCGTGGCAGTGATCGCCGACATCGTCGCCTCCCGGCAGCTCGTCGACCGCGCCGCCGCGCAGCGGCGCATCGCCGACATCGTCGACGAGGTGAGTACCGACCTGCCCCTCGCCGACGAGCCGCTCACGGCCGTCGTCGGCGATGAGCTGCAGGCGCAGTACCGCCGACTCGACGACGCGCTCGCCTCGCTGCTGCTGCTGCGTCTCGCCCTCCCCGACGGCGTCGACTGCCGTTTCGGGGTGGGGGTGGGGGAGGTCCGCCCCATCGACCTCGACGGGCGCACGGTCCCGGAAGGCCCCGCCTGGTGGGCTGCCCGCGCGGCCATCGAGAACACCCAACGCCTGCAGAAGCGGTCGGCGCCGTTCGCCCGCACCTGGGTCGTCGCCGACGAGGGAGAGCATGCCGCCATGACCGACATCGTCGCCGTCGCCAACGCATACGCCCTCGCTCGCGACCAGCTCGTCTCGGCGATGAGCGAACGCACCCGCCGACTCACCTACGGTCGCTGCCTCGGCCGCTCGCAGCGCGAGCTGGCGCAGCGCGAAGGGGTCAGCCAGTCGGCGGTGTCGCAGGCGCTCGCGTCGGCCGGTTCGGCGGCGATCGTCGAGGGCTTCGCCGTGCTCACCGGGGGAGCACGCTCATGA
- the argH gene encoding argininosuccinate lyase: MSHETGQSTNEGALWGARFSGGPSPELAALSRSTHFDWDLALYDIAGSHAHAAALEAAGYLSADEARAMHDGLDQLAARVQDGSLVAAPSDEDVHGALERVLIETVGPALGGKLRAGRSRNDQIATLVRLYLLDHARTITRELLRLIDALVAQADAHEGAIMPGRTHLQHAQPVLLAHHLQAYGWALTRGIERLRDWSVRASVSPYGGGALAGATLGLDPQLVADRLGLARPAENSLDGTASRDVVAEFAFIAAMIGVDLSRLAEDIILWNTREFGFVTLDDAYSTGSSIMPQKKNPDIAELARGKAGRLIGNLSGLLATLKGLPLAYNRDLQEDKEPVFDSVRTLELVLPAFSGMVATLRFHTDRMAELAPQGFSLATDVAEWLVRQGVAFRDAHEISGALVRACEEREIGLEDADDALLASVSSSLTPAVREVLTIEGSVASRTGAGGTAPDRVREQRHDLVSRAQAAARELIP; encoded by the coding sequence ATGAGTCACGAGACCGGTCAGTCGACGAACGAGGGCGCCCTGTGGGGAGCCCGTTTCTCGGGCGGTCCGTCTCCCGAGCTGGCGGCACTCAGCCGCTCCACCCACTTCGACTGGGACCTCGCGCTCTACGACATCGCGGGCTCGCACGCGCACGCCGCCGCCCTCGAGGCCGCCGGCTACCTGAGCGCCGACGAGGCGCGGGCGATGCACGACGGTCTCGACCAGCTCGCCGCGCGCGTGCAGGACGGGTCGCTGGTCGCGGCCCCGAGCGACGAAGACGTGCATGGCGCCCTCGAACGCGTGCTCATCGAGACGGTCGGCCCGGCGCTGGGCGGCAAACTGCGCGCCGGTCGCAGCCGCAACGACCAGATCGCCACCCTGGTGCGCCTGTATCTGCTCGACCACGCCCGCACGATCACCCGCGAGCTGCTGCGCCTCATCGACGCGCTCGTCGCGCAGGCCGACGCCCACGAGGGCGCGATCATGCCCGGGCGCACGCACCTGCAGCACGCGCAGCCCGTGCTGCTGGCGCACCACCTGCAGGCGTACGGATGGGCGCTCACGCGGGGCATCGAGCGTCTGCGCGACTGGTCGGTACGCGCGTCGGTGTCGCCCTACGGCGGCGGGGCGCTCGCCGGAGCGACCCTCGGCCTCGACCCGCAGCTGGTGGCTGATCGCCTCGGCCTCGCGCGTCCGGCCGAGAACTCCCTCGACGGCACCGCGTCGCGCGACGTCGTGGCCGAGTTCGCCTTCATCGCCGCCATGATCGGTGTCGACCTCTCGCGGCTCGCCGAAGACATCATCCTGTGGAACACGCGCGAGTTCGGCTTCGTGACCCTCGACGACGCGTACTCCACGGGGTCGAGCATCATGCCGCAGAAGAAGAACCCCGACATCGCGGAGCTGGCCCGCGGCAAGGCGGGGCGCCTGATCGGCAACCTGTCGGGGTTGCTCGCGACCCTCAAGGGCCTGCCGCTGGCGTACAACCGCGACCTGCAGGAAGACAAAGAGCCCGTGTTCGACTCGGTGCGCACGCTCGAGCTCGTGCTCCCGGCCTTCTCCGGCATGGTGGCGACCCTGCGCTTCCACACCGACCGCATGGCGGAGCTCGCCCCCCAGGGCTTCTCGCTCGCCACCGACGTGGCCGAGTGGCTCGTTCGCCAGGGCGTGGCGTTCCGTGACGCCCACGAGATCTCGGGTGCGCTGGTGCGCGCGTGCGAAGAGCGCGAGATCGGCCTGGAAGACGCCGACGACGCGCTTCTGGCATCCGTGTCGTCGTCGTTGACGCCGGCGGTGCGCGAGGTGCTCACGATCGAGGGGTCGGTTGCCAGTCGCACCGGCGCGGGAGGTACCGCGCCCGATCGGGTGCGCGAGCAACGGCACGACCTCGTATCGCGGGCGCAGGCAGCAGCTCGAGAACTGATCCCGTGA
- a CDS encoding heparan-alpha-glucosaminide N-acetyltransferase domain-containing protein — protein MASAPGLTSRFGRLWARFDGPGRLAGVDLARGLAVLGMLAAHLLDTEDFVVRDPSSWLDVVNGRSSILFAVLAGVSISLVTGGTRPVVGPRRARAAARLALRGALLWAIGMLLVLTGVPVYVILPAYALLFALSLPFLGMRSRGLFLTAGALAVVMPWVQPVLDAAPIWSGRSGEDIAAMLGWHYPFPVWIAFLLVGMGLGRLELRLLPEQAMIMLGGGALMLAGYGLAIVTAPAVAADPYLSAVLTADAHSAGLWEVIGSGGFAIATIGLCLLLCRTPLRWVAVPLRAVGSMPLTAYVVQLLVWALVALILLGDTSDLWGIRALDLFAPLTLAIVIGCTVWALTVGRGPLETVIDAVVRLVVGRDAVGRDAVGRDAVGRDAESPGTRGG, from the coding sequence GTGGCTTCTGCGCCAGGACTGACTTCCCGATTCGGCCGGCTCTGGGCCCGTTTCGACGGCCCGGGCCGGCTGGCCGGCGTCGACCTGGCCCGGGGCCTGGCGGTCCTGGGCATGCTCGCCGCGCACCTGCTCGACACCGAGGACTTCGTCGTGCGCGATCCCTCGTCGTGGCTCGACGTGGTCAACGGCCGGTCATCGATCCTCTTCGCGGTGCTCGCGGGCGTGTCCATCTCGCTCGTCACCGGGGGAACGCGGCCGGTCGTCGGTCCCAGACGCGCACGGGCGGCCGCGCGTCTCGCCCTGCGCGGTGCCCTGCTGTGGGCGATCGGCATGCTGCTCGTGCTCACCGGGGTGCCGGTGTACGTCATCCTCCCCGCGTACGCGCTGCTGTTCGCGCTGTCGCTGCCGTTCCTGGGCATGCGCTCGCGCGGGCTGTTCCTGACCGCCGGGGCGCTCGCCGTGGTCATGCCGTGGGTCCAGCCGGTCTTGGACGCGGCGCCGATCTGGTCGGGCCGCTCGGGCGAGGACATCGCGGCGATGCTGGGCTGGCACTACCCGTTCCCGGTGTGGATCGCGTTCCTGCTCGTCGGCATGGGGCTCGGCCGGCTCGAGCTGCGCCTGCTGCCCGAGCAGGCCATGATCATGCTCGGCGGCGGGGCGCTCATGCTCGCGGGCTACGGTCTGGCCATCGTCACCGCGCCGGCCGTCGCCGCTGACCCGTACCTGTCGGCGGTGCTCACCGCCGATGCCCACTCGGCCGGGCTCTGGGAGGTCATCGGATCGGGCGGTTTCGCCATCGCCACGATCGGCCTGTGCCTGTTGCTGTGCCGCACGCCGCTGAGGTGGGTGGCGGTTCCGCTGCGCGCGGTCGGGTCGATGCCGCTGACGGCGTACGTGGTGCAGCTGCTGGTGTGGGCCCTGGTCGCCCTGATCCTGCTCGGAGACACCTCCGACCTGTGGGGTATTCGCGCGCTCGACCTGTTCGCGCCGCTCACCCTCGCCATCGTCATCGGCTGCACCGTCTGGGCACTGACCGTCGGCCGCGGTCCCCTGGAGACGGTGATCGACGCCGTCGTGCGCTTGGTCGTGGGGCGGGATGCCGTGGGGCGGGATGCCGTGGGGCGGGATGCCGTGGGGCGGGACGCCGAGAGCCCGGGGACCCGCGGGGGGTGA
- the argF gene encoding ornithine carbamoyltransferase — translation MTRHLLRDDDLSPAEQAEILDLAIELKKDRWAHKPLAGPQTVAVIFDKSSTRTRVSFAVGIADLGGSPLIISTANSQLGGKETPSDTARVLERQVAAIVWRTYAQAGLEEMARGTRVPVVNALSDDFHPCQLLADLLTIREHKGELKGLTLSFFGDGQSNMAHSYVLAGVTAGMHVRVAAPADYAPRADVIADAERIAAETGGSVTLTSDPGAAASGADVVVTDTWVSMGKEEEKIARIHDLGGFKVTSELMALADEKAIFIHCLPADRGYEVDAEVIDGPQSVVWDEAENRLHAQKALLVWLLRQD, via the coding sequence GTGACCCGCCACCTGCTGCGCGACGACGACCTGAGCCCGGCCGAGCAGGCCGAGATCCTCGACCTCGCCATCGAGCTGAAGAAGGACCGCTGGGCGCACAAGCCCCTCGCGGGCCCCCAGACGGTCGCGGTGATCTTCGACAAGTCGTCTACCCGCACGCGCGTCTCGTTCGCCGTCGGCATCGCCGACCTGGGCGGCTCACCGCTGATCATCTCGACGGCGAACAGTCAGCTCGGCGGCAAGGAGACCCCCTCCGACACCGCCCGCGTGCTCGAGCGGCAGGTCGCCGCCATCGTCTGGCGCACCTACGCGCAGGCGGGTCTCGAGGAGATGGCGCGCGGGACCCGCGTTCCCGTCGTGAACGCGCTGAGCGACGACTTCCACCCGTGCCAGCTGCTCGCCGACCTGCTCACGATCCGCGAGCACAAGGGCGAGCTGAAGGGGCTCACTCTGTCGTTCTTCGGCGACGGGCAGAGCAACATGGCCCACTCCTACGTGCTCGCCGGCGTCACCGCGGGCATGCACGTGCGCGTCGCCGCCCCCGCCGACTACGCGCCGCGCGCCGACGTGATCGCCGATGCCGAGCGCATCGCGGCCGAGACCGGGGGCTCGGTGACGCTCACCAGCGACCCCGGGGCCGCGGCATCCGGGGCCGACGTCGTGGTCACCGACACGTGGGTGTCGATGGGCAAAGAGGAGGAGAAGATCGCCCGCATCCACGATCTGGGAGGCTTCAAGGTCACGAGCGAGCTCATGGCCCTCGCCGACGAGAAGGCGATCTTCATCCACTGCCTGCCCGCCGACCGCGGGTACGAGGTGGATGCCGAGGTCATCGACGGCCCGCAGAGCGTGGTGTGGGACGAGGCCGAGAACCGACTCCACGCCCAGAAGGCGCTGCTGGTGTGGCTTCTGCGCCAGGACTGA
- a CDS encoding acetylornithine transaminase — MNADTTQEPTAQRAAWQDDAGRDLVRSFGDRMALFVRGEGAYVWDGDDKKYLDFLAGIAVNALGHAHPVFVEALTAQASTLAHVSNYFATPPQLALAARLKRLAGTGEAGRVYFGNSGAEANEAAFKLARLHGRGTDRTRVLTLKGGFHGRTMGSLALTGKPALQADFLPMVPGVSHIDATIDALEAAVDDTVAALIVEPIQGEAGVVELPEGYLQAAREITRRHGALLIVDEIQTGAGRTGAWFGFQHAGIVPDAITVAKGIGGGFPIGALITFGAASDLFFPGTHGSTFGGNALGTAVGGAVLQEIEDAGLVENAARRETELRDGIAALGSPLVAGVRGRGLLLGIGLTSPVAKAVVAAAQQHGLIINAANDDTIRIAPPLTIGDAEIAAFLELFGAALATVSDALILEGAPA; from the coding sequence GTGAACGCGGACACGACTCAGGAACCCACGGCACAGCGCGCCGCCTGGCAGGACGACGCCGGGCGCGACCTGGTGCGCAGCTTCGGCGACCGCATGGCGCTGTTCGTCCGCGGCGAGGGCGCGTACGTCTGGGACGGCGACGACAAGAAGTACCTCGACTTCCTCGCCGGCATCGCCGTCAACGCCCTCGGGCACGCGCATCCCGTCTTCGTCGAGGCGCTCACCGCGCAGGCATCGACCCTCGCGCACGTCTCGAACTACTTCGCCACGCCGCCCCAACTCGCGCTCGCCGCACGGCTCAAGCGCCTCGCGGGCACGGGGGAGGCGGGCCGGGTGTACTTCGGCAACTCCGGCGCCGAGGCGAACGAGGCCGCCTTCAAACTCGCGCGCCTGCACGGCCGGGGGACCGACCGCACCCGCGTGCTGACGCTGAAGGGCGGCTTCCACGGCCGCACCATGGGCTCGCTCGCGCTCACCGGCAAGCCCGCGCTCCAGGCCGACTTCCTGCCGATGGTTCCGGGCGTCTCGCACATCGACGCCACGATCGACGCCCTCGAGGCGGCTGTCGACGACACCGTCGCCGCGCTGATCGTGGAGCCCATCCAGGGCGAGGCGGGGGTCGTCGAGCTGCCGGAGGGCTACCTCCAGGCCGCCCGCGAGATCACCCGGCGCCACGGCGCCCTGCTGATCGTCGACGAGATCCAGACCGGCGCGGGCCGTACCGGTGCGTGGTTCGGGTTCCAGCACGCCGGGATCGTCCCCGACGCCATCACCGTGGCCAAGGGCATCGGTGGCGGCTTCCCGATCGGCGCGCTCATCACCTTCGGTGCGGCGAGCGACCTGTTCTTCCCCGGCACCCACGGCTCGACCTTCGGCGGCAATGCGCTCGGCACCGCGGTCGGCGGCGCCGTGCTGCAAGAGATCGAGGACGCCGGTCTCGTCGAGAACGCCGCCCGCCGCGAGACGGAGCTCCGCGACGGTATCGCGGCGCTCGGTTCGCCCCTCGTCGCGGGAGTTCGCGGTCGGGGTCTGCTGCTCGGCATCGGCCTGACCAGCCCCGTCGCCAAGGCGGTGGTGGCCGCTGCCCAGCAGCACGGCCTGATCATCAACGCCGCCAACGACGACACGATCCGCATCGCGCCGCCCCTGACCATCGGGGATGCCGAGATCGCGGCGTTCCTCGAGCTGTTCGGCGCCGCCCTCGCCACCGTGTCTGATGCCCTGATCCTCGAAGGAGCCCCCGCGTGA
- the argB gene encoding acetylglutamate kinase → MTHVDLQDTDPAEASERAITLVESLPWVRKYRDQVVVVKYGGNAMVSDELQDAFAADIAYLRYVGVKPVVVHGGGPQISSMLNRLEIPSEFRGGYRVTSTEAIGVVRMVLTGQINPQLVAKVNAHGPLATGLSGEDAGLFGGRRRGVVVDGVEHDLGRVGDVVTVDPQPVLDHLAAGRVPIVSSIAPDLDNPGTSLNVNADAAAAALATALNAKKLVVLTDVPGLYADWPNRDSLVSHLTSTELRAMLPTLESGMIPKMQACLDAVDGGVPTAAIIDGRVPHSVLVELFTNKGIGTEVVA, encoded by the coding sequence ATGACCCACGTCGATCTGCAAGACACCGATCCCGCCGAAGCCAGCGAGCGGGCCATCACGCTCGTCGAGTCGCTGCCGTGGGTGCGCAAGTACCGCGACCAGGTGGTGGTGGTGAAGTACGGCGGCAACGCCATGGTCAGCGACGAGCTGCAGGACGCCTTCGCGGCCGACATCGCCTACCTGCGCTACGTCGGCGTCAAGCCCGTCGTGGTGCACGGCGGCGGGCCGCAGATCTCGTCGATGCTGAACCGTCTGGAGATCCCGAGCGAGTTCCGGGGCGGCTACCGTGTCACCTCCACCGAGGCGATCGGAGTGGTGCGCATGGTGCTGACGGGACAGATCAATCCGCAGCTGGTGGCGAAGGTGAACGCCCACGGCCCGCTGGCGACCGGCCTGAGCGGCGAGGATGCCGGCCTGTTCGGCGGCCGCCGCCGCGGCGTGGTCGTCGACGGTGTCGAGCACGACCTCGGCCGCGTCGGCGACGTCGTCACGGTCGACCCGCAGCCGGTGCTCGATCATCTCGCGGCGGGCCGCGTGCCGATCGTGTCGAGCATCGCGCCCGACCTCGACAACCCCGGCACGTCGTTGAACGTGAACGCGGATGCCGCGGCGGCGGCGCTGGCGACGGCGTTGAACGCGAAGAAGCTCGTCGTCTTGACCGATGTGCCGGGGCTCTACGCCGACTGGCCCAACCGCGACTCGCTCGTGTCGCACCTGACCTCGACGGAGCTGCGGGCGATGCTGCCGACGCTCGAGTCGGGCATGATCCCGAAGATGCAGGCGTGTCTCGACGCCGTCGACGGGGGCGTGCCCACCGCGGCCATCATCGACGGACGCGTGCCGCACTCGGTGCTCGTCGAACTGTTCACCAACAAGGGAATCGGAACGGAGGTGGTCGCGTGA
- the argJ gene encoding bifunctional glutamate N-acetyltransferase/amino-acid acetyltransferase ArgJ, which produces MSVTAPAGFEAAGVAVGLKSTGARDVAVVVNRGPLKVGAAVFTSNRAKANPILWSEQVVKDGTIEAVVLNSGGANCFTGSFGFQTTHQTAERAAELLGVSAGDVVVCSTGLIGTGDEVFRAKVLDGVDKGVAALSADGGEDASLAIMTTDSKPKRAVHIGEGWSIGGMAKGAGMLAPGLATMLVVLTTDVVLDATDADAALRAATRVSFDRLDSDGCMSTNDQVTLLASGASGIRVPAEEFATALAAVCDDLAAQLQGDAEGASHDITIRVVNAASEDDAVEVGRSVARNNLFKAAVFGGDPNWGRVLAAIGTTAAAFDPYDVDVWMNGVRVCTAGGPDRPREDVDLTPRATDLVIDLRVGDAAATIRTNDLTHEYVHENSAYSS; this is translated from the coding sequence GTGAGCGTGACCGCCCCCGCCGGATTCGAAGCGGCCGGTGTCGCCGTCGGACTGAAGTCGACGGGTGCGCGCGATGTCGCCGTGGTGGTCAACCGCGGGCCGCTCAAGGTCGGCGCGGCCGTGTTCACCTCCAACCGCGCCAAGGCGAATCCGATCCTGTGGTCGGAGCAGGTCGTGAAGGACGGCACGATCGAGGCCGTCGTGCTCAACTCCGGCGGCGCGAACTGCTTCACCGGGTCGTTCGGCTTCCAGACCACCCATCAGACCGCCGAGCGCGCGGCCGAGCTTCTCGGGGTGTCCGCCGGAGACGTGGTGGTGTGCTCCACGGGGCTCATCGGCACGGGCGACGAGGTGTTCCGGGCCAAGGTGCTCGACGGCGTCGACAAGGGCGTCGCCGCGCTCTCGGCCGACGGGGGAGAAGATGCCTCGCTGGCCATCATGACCACCGATTCGAAGCCCAAGCGCGCCGTGCACATCGGCGAGGGCTGGTCGATCGGCGGCATGGCGAAGGGGGCCGGCATGCTCGCGCCGGGCCTTGCCACGATGCTCGTGGTGCTCACCACCGACGTCGTGCTCGACGCCACCGATGCCGACGCCGCCCTCCGCGCGGCGACGCGGGTGAGCTTCGACCGGCTCGATTCCGACGGGTGCATGTCGACCAACGACCAGGTGACGCTGCTCGCGAGCGGGGCCAGTGGCATCCGGGTACCCGCTGAGGAGTTCGCGACGGCCCTCGCCGCCGTGTGCGACGACCTCGCCGCCCAGTTGCAAGGCGACGCCGAGGGGGCGAGCCACGACATCACCATCCGTGTCGTGAACGCCGCGAGCGAAGACGACGCCGTCGAGGTGGGGCGCTCCGTCGCGCGCAACAACCTCTTCAAGGCCGCGGTCTTCGGAGGCGACCCGAACTGGGGGCGCGTGCTCGCCGCGATCGGCACCACCGCTGCCGCCTTCGACCCCTATGACGTCGACGTGTGGATGAACGGTGTGCGGGTGTGCACCGCGGGTGGTCCCGATCGGCCCCGCGAAGACGTCGATCTCACCCCGCGTGCCACCGACCTCGTCATCGACCTGCGCGTCGGAGACGCCGCGGCGACCATCCGCACCAACGACCTCACGCACGAGTACGTCCACGAGAACAGCGCCTACTCCTCATGA
- the argC gene encoding N-acetyl-gamma-glutamyl-phosphate reductase, translating to MTLSVAVSGASGYAGGEILRLLADHPDVDVRTVTAHSSAGQPLVAHQPHLRSLAHLELQPTTPEVLAGHDVVFLALPHGQSAQYTDALADTGLVIDAGADHRLTSAADWAQFYGGDHSDPWAYGVPELPVAGGKQRQKLVGASRVAAPGCNASTVALSLAPGVAAGVIDPGDIVSVLAVGPSGAGRSAKTNLLASEILGTANPYAVGGTHRHIPEIRQALAAAGASAESIRISFTPVLVPMARGILATSSAPIREGVSDAEIRAAWEEAYAGEPFVELLPAGVFPRTADVLGANVASIGLAIDRAANRVVAVAAVDNLVKGTAGAAIQSMNIALGLAETTALPLNGVAP from the coding sequence ATGACCCTCTCGGTCGCCGTTTCCGGCGCTTCCGGCTACGCGGGCGGCGAGATCCTCCGCCTCCTCGCCGACCATCCCGACGTCGACGTACGCACGGTCACCGCGCATTCCAGCGCGGGCCAGCCCCTCGTCGCCCACCAACCGCACCTGCGCTCGCTCGCGCACCTCGAGCTGCAACCGACGACCCCCGAGGTGCTCGCCGGTCACGACGTGGTGTTCCTCGCCCTGCCGCACGGACAGTCGGCGCAGTACACCGACGCCCTCGCCGACACCGGCCTCGTCATCGACGCCGGCGCCGATCACCGACTGACCTCGGCGGCCGACTGGGCCCAGTTCTACGGCGGGGACCACTCCGACCCCTGGGCATACGGCGTGCCCGAGCTGCCGGTCGCCGGGGGGAAGCAGCGGCAGAAACTGGTCGGTGCGTCACGCGTTGCCGCACCGGGCTGCAACGCCTCCACGGTGGCGCTCTCGCTCGCCCCCGGCGTCGCCGCCGGCGTCATCGACCCGGGCGACATCGTCTCGGTGCTCGCGGTGGGGCCGAGCGGAGCCGGTAGATCGGCGAAGACGAACCTCCTCGCGAGCGAGATCCTCGGCACGGCCAATCCGTATGCCGTCGGCGGCACGCACCGTCACATCCCCGAGATCCGCCAGGCCCTGGCGGCCGCGGGGGCGTCGGCCGAGAGCATCCGCATCTCGTTCACCCCGGTCCTCGTGCCCATGGCCCGCGGCATCCTGGCGACCTCGTCGGCCCCCATCCGCGAGGGCGTCTCGGATGCCGAGATCCGCGCCGCGTGGGAAGAGGCCTACGCCGGCGAGCCCTTCGTCGAACTGCTCCCCGCGGGCGTGTTCCCGCGCACGGCCGACGTCTTGGGCGCCAACGTCGCCTCGATCGGTCTCGCGATCGACCGGGCCGCGAACCGCGTCGTCGCGGTCGCCGCCGTCGACAACCTCGTCAAGGGCACGGCGGGCGCCGCCATCCAGTCCATGAACATCGCGCTCGGCCTCGCCGAGACCACCGCCCTTCCCCTGAACGGAGTCGCCCCGTGA